The following are from one region of the Trichoderma breve strain T069 chromosome 5, whole genome shotgun sequence genome:
- a CDS encoding membrane-associating domain-containing protein gives MSQTLILCFRAFQAFAAAAGIGLAAYVVNWHLRGPHLSTPPSISFILFSSIFSVFSILYLVFAPRLAPKVTHPKISLGIEALNCIFYFAGFIAVAVCLGDLAFCTGSVCMAGRGTAVLAAAQFSLWMGSAIIAAKAMVRDERRTKLLSRRRNTQRNFERV, from the exons ATGTCGCAAACTCTCATCCTCTGCTTTCGGGCCTTTCAAGCCTtcgcggctgctgctggtatcGGCTTGGCAGCATATG TTGTGAATTGGCATCTCAGGGGCCCGCATCTCTCGACGCCACCCTcaatcagcttcatcctcttctcttccatcttctccgtcttctccatcttaTACCTCGTTTTTGCGCCACGACTTGCCCCGAAGGTTACTCACCCAAAGATTTCCTTGGGCATTGAAGCCCTCAACTGCATCTTCTATTTTGCGGGATTCATTGCTGTGGCCGTCTGCCTGGGCGATCTGGCCTTTTGTACCGGCTCAGTCTGCATGGCAGGCCGTGGTACTGCGGTGCTTGCAGCGGCACAATTTAGCTTGTGGATGGGCTCTGCCATTATTGCAGCCAAAGCCATGGTCAGGGATGAGAGACGGACGAAGTTGCTTAGCAGGAGACGAAACACACAGAGGAACTTTGAGCGCGTTTGA
- a CDS encoding AMP-binding enzyme domain-containing protein has translation MALATKDTAAYIKSLTTPPAPGAPHGVAIAGTERPGRTAIYRHHKIGDGPLLTTFNPEIQSVHDLFENAVKKRPSKRCLGTRLWNPSTQSWADTYEWETYGEVAERRKNLGAGLVEIHKSIGHTLDKYPVGLWSQNRAEWQITDLALASQALYTVSLYDTLGPDTSEYIINHAELACIVCSLPHIPTLLKLAPRIPSLKLIVSLDELEQGEQKGLTKGAVLNDIASQHGIKIYSFKEVEEIGAKSGRPMRPAKWDDLCTINYTSGTTGAPKGVVITHGNAVSAISSSRLQGAVTEKDVHMSYLPLAHIYGRMVDQVALSEGASIGFFRGDILGLVDDMKILKPTGFISVPRLFNRFNSAIRTATIEAEGTRGALSRQVINTKKASMRLPPGKANNTHFLYDRIWTPKVRAAVGLDRAHSMISGSAQLDPDVQEFLRAAFGNNFYQGFGMTESYAVGTVQIPGDFSLGNIGPPTGCVELCLESVPEFDYTVDDKPNPRGELLLRGPCIFREYYKNEEETKKAIESDGWFHTGDIAEIDKMGRFKIIDRKKNVLKLSQGEYISPERIENVYLGNTNLIAMAYVHGDPKESTLVGIFGIDLENFPPFASKVLGETVTAADLPALKEAANHPKVKAEFLKVLNKIAQKQKFNSFERVRGVYLDIEPFSIQNELFTPTLKLKRPQTAKAFRAQIDKMYEEINAETGPAKL, from the exons ATGGCACTGGCTACCAAGGACACGGCGGCGTACATCAAGAGCCTGACAACTCCGCCTGCGCCCGGCGCTCCTCACGGTGTTGCCATCGCAGGCACAGAACGGCCCGGTCGTACCGCCATCTACCGCCATCACAAGATTGGGGATGGCCCGCTCCTGACCACGTTCAACCCCGAGATCCAATCGGTCCACGATCTGTTCGAAAACGCCGTCAAGAAGCGCCCCAGCAAGCGCTGCCTCGGCACCCGTCTCTGGAACCCCAGCACGCAATCATGGGCAGACACATATGAGTGGGAGACGTATGGCGAGGTGGCCGAGCGTCGCAAGAACTTGGGAGCCGGTCTCGTCGAAATCCACAAGAGTATTGGGCACACCCTGGACAAGTATCCCGTTGGACTGTGGTCTCAGAACCGCGCTGAATGGCAAATCACCG ATCTTGCTCTTGCGTCGCAGGCTCTCTATACCGTATCACTCTATGATACTCTTGGTCCGGACACTTCCGAGTATATCATCAACCACGCCGAACTCGCCTGTATCGTCTGCTCCCTGCCTCATATCCCGACTCTCTTGAAGTTGGCCCCTCGAATCCCATCCCTCAAGCTGATCGTCTCccttgacgagctggagcAAGGCGAGCAAAAGGGTCTGACCAAGGGCGCTGTCCTGAACGACATTGCTTCTCAGCACGGCATCAAGATCTACTCTTtcaaggaggttgaggagatTGGCGCCAAGTCTGGCCGCCCCATGCGCCCGGCCAAGTGGGACGATCTCTGCACAATCAACTACACCTCGGGAACCACTGGTGCGCCGAAGGGTGTTGTCATCACTCACGGCAATGCCGTTTCTGCCATCTCTTCCAGCCGCCTGCAGGGTGCGGTGACTGAAAAGGACGTTCACATGTCCTATCTGCCTCTTGCTCACATCTACGGCAGAATGGTTGATCAAGTTGCCTTGTCCGAGGGTGCCAGCATTGGTTTCTTCCGTGGCGATATCCTAGGCCTAGTCGACGACATGAAGATTCTCAAGCCCACCGGTTTCATTTCTGTGCCCCGCTTGTTCAACCGCTTCAACTCGGCAATCCGAACCGCCAccatcgaggccgagggTACCAGGGGAGCCCTGTCTCGCCAGgtcatcaacaccaagaaggCCAGCATGCGTCTGCCACCAGGTAAGGCGAACAACACGCATTTCCTGTACGACCGTATCTGGACCCCCAAGGTCAGGGCTGCCGTGGGCTTGGATAGGGCCCACTCCATGATCAGCGGCAGCGCACAGCTGGATCCTGATGTTCAAGAGTTCCTCCGCGCTGCTTTTGGCAACAACTTTTATCAGGGTTTTGGTATGACCGAATCATACGCCGTCGGTACCGTTCAGATTCCGGGAGACTTCAGTCTCGGCAACATCGGACCCCCAACTGGCTGTGTCGAACTCTGCCTCGAGTCCGTGCCCGAGTTTGACTACACCGTCGATGACAAGCCCAACCCTCGCggtgagcttcttctccgaggCCCATGCATTTTCCGCGAGTACTACAAGAACGAGGAGgagaccaagaaggccattgAGTCCGATGGATGGTTCCACACCGGTGATATCGCTGAGATTGACAAGATGGGTCGCTTCAAGATCATTGACCGCAAGAAGAACGTTCTCAAGCTGTCCCAGGGTGAATACATCTCTCCTGAGCGTATCGAGAACGTCTACTTGGGCAACACCAACTTGATCGCAATGGCCTATGTCCACGGCGACCCCAAGGAGTCTACACTCGTCGGTATCTTTGGCATCGACCTGGAGAACTTCCCACCTTTTGCCAGCAAGGTCCTTGGTGAGACTGTCACGGCCGCTGACCTGCCGGCCCTCAAGGAGGCTGCCAACCACCCCAAGGTGAAGGCAGAGTTCCTCAAGGTGCTCAACAAGATTGCGCAGAAGCAAAAGTTCAACAGCTTTGAGCGTGTTCGCGGTGTCTATCTTGACATTGAGCCCTTTAGCATCCAGAACGAGCTGTTCACACCCAC TCTTAAGCTGAAGCGGCCTCAAACTGCCAAGGCCTTCCGTGCTCAGATCGACAAGATGTACGAGGAGATTAACGCCGAGACTGGCCCTGCCAAGTTGTAA